One segment of Thermosipho africanus Ob7 DNA contains the following:
- a CDS encoding YggS family pyridoxal phosphate-dependent enzyme: MSEIYKRYMEVVDSIKNKCKQIDRDYSKIKLVAVSKTFPVEVLKEAYDSGINIFGENYAQELRDKSKVLKDYNIEWHFIGRIQINKLKYIVPVASLIHSVSRIEEIEVIDKISKKLGKIQEILIQVNVSGEETKSGVKPEQLIDLIEKSKLYENVKVIGLMTMAPFTDNEEIIRNVFKKARVLRDNVSKEFPDVVELSMGMSNDYLIALEEGATILRIGSKIFGSRK, encoded by the coding sequence ATGAGTGAAATTTATAAAAGGTATATGGAAGTTGTAGATTCAATTAAGAATAAATGTAAACAAATAGATAGAGACTATAGTAAAATTAAATTAGTAGCTGTTAGTAAAACGTTTCCGGTTGAAGTTTTAAAAGAGGCATATGATTCAGGAATAAATATTTTTGGTGAAAATTATGCGCAAGAGCTACGTGATAAATCAAAGGTATTAAAAGATTATAACATTGAGTGGCATTTTATAGGAAGGATTCAGATTAATAAGTTAAAATATATTGTACCTGTAGCAAGTTTGATACATTCTGTATCAAGAATTGAGGAAATTGAAGTGATAGATAAAATTTCTAAAAAATTGGGGAAAATTCAAGAAATATTAATACAAGTCAATGTTTCAGGTGAAGAGACAAAATCTGGAGTAAAGCCTGAGCAGCTTATTGATTTAATTGAAAAATCTAAATTATACGAAAACGTAAAAGTTATTGGTTTAATGACGATGGCACCTTTTACAGATAATGAGGAGATAATTAGGAATGTTTTTAAAAAAGCAAGAGTATTAAGGGATAATGTTTCAAAAGAATTTCCTGATGTAGTAGAACTGTCAATGGGAATGTCGAATGATTATTTAATTGCTTTGGAAGAAGGAGCGACTATTTTAAGAATTGGTAGTAAAATTTTTGGTTCAAGAAAATAA
- a CDS encoding NAD(+) kinase: MKHLGIFYKPELFGKAESLKELLLNEGYIVDYCESSERIKNNKVDLTIVLGGDGTFLKASHLVNNPLVGFKGGRLGFLSSYTVEEFDKFLKDLKNNNFVSDERTFLKVSDLNTFCLNEVLLVKDPDQKMVDIKISFQDGELFFHADGIMLSTPTGSTGYSLSLGGPILLPNTKAFVITPVAPQFLASRSIVIPDNEKVNIEVDKRVNLIIDGVNFGKFSKITVMKSKKKISILRPVDYDFTKSIKEKLGYGKKIL, encoded by the coding sequence ATGAAGCATTTAGGTATATTTTATAAGCCGGAGCTTTTTGGCAAAGCAGAAAGTTTAAAAGAATTGCTTTTAAATGAAGGTTACATAGTAGATTATTGTGAATCAAGTGAAAGAATAAAAAACAATAAAGTTGATTTAACAATTGTATTAGGTGGAGATGGAACTTTTTTAAAGGCATCCCATTTAGTTAATAATCCGTTAGTTGGTTTTAAAGGTGGAAGATTAGGATTTTTATCAAGCTATACTGTTGAAGAGTTTGACAAATTTTTAAAAGATTTAAAAAATAATAATTTTGTATCAGATGAGAGGACTTTTTTAAAAGTTAGTGATCTAAACACTTTTTGTTTAAATGAGGTTCTTTTAGTTAAGGATCCGGACCAAAAAATGGTGGATATAAAAATTTCTTTTCAAGATGGTGAATTGTTCTTTCATGCAGATGGAATAATGCTGAGTACTCCAACTGGTTCAACAGGATATTCATTATCTTTAGGCGGCCCTATTTTATTGCCAAACACAAAAGCTTTTGTTATTACACCGGTTGCACCGCAGTTTTTAGCTTCAAGAAGTATTGTTATACCTGATAATGAAAAAGTTAATATTGAAGTTGATAAAAGAGTAAATTTAATAATTGATGGAGTAAATTTTGGTAAATTTAGCAAAATTACGGTTATGAAATCAAAGAAAAAAATTTCAATTTTAAGGCCAGTAGATTATGATTTCACAAAGTCTATAAAGGAAAAATTGGGTTACGGTAAAAAAATTTTATAA
- a CDS encoding YggT family protein: MFILGNFLIGLGYSLRVLINIEMFFIVISAVLSWFSYYSNVQSIYYYFQSIADIIEKPIRKLIPRIGPVDISPMVAIVVLVFFDRFLIQSIIELGYYIK, from the coding sequence ATGTTTATATTAGGTAATTTTTTAATTGGTCTAGGATATTCATTAAGGGTTTTAATAAATATCGAAATGTTCTTTATTGTAATTTCTGCTGTTTTGAGTTGGTTTAGTTATTATTCTAATGTGCAAAGTATTTATTATTATTTTCAATCGATTGCAGACATTATTGAAAAACCAATTAGAAAACTTATTCCAAGAATTGGACCTGTAGATATATCACCAATGGTAGCAATAGTTGTTTTGGTTTTTTTTGATAGATTTTTAATTCAAAGTATAATTGAATTGGGGTATTATATAAAATGA